A single Natrinema pellirubrum DSM 15624 DNA region contains:
- a CDS encoding SprT family zinc-dependent metalloprotease, with translation MTDDADHTLADEILARARIHAREVVAEHDLPVDLEALEWAVSTRAKRRAGACRWDAETETATIVLARRAYEAYEWPAFAGIVRHELVHAWEFQAFGESGHGSRFRERAAALEAPRHCEEFADPRYVLRCLEPECDWHAKRHRASKPVKSPDGYRCGACGGSYEVEHVDSGRTWTTAGGYGGAKAALSEEW, from the coding sequence GTGACGGACGACGCCGACCACACCCTCGCCGACGAGATCCTCGCCCGCGCGCGGATCCACGCCCGCGAGGTCGTCGCCGAACACGACCTGCCGGTCGACCTCGAGGCACTCGAGTGGGCGGTCTCGACGCGGGCCAAACGGCGGGCGGGTGCGTGTCGATGGGACGCCGAGACCGAAACGGCGACGATCGTACTGGCGCGGCGGGCCTACGAGGCCTACGAGTGGCCCGCCTTCGCGGGAATCGTCAGACACGAACTCGTCCACGCCTGGGAGTTCCAGGCGTTCGGCGAGTCGGGTCACGGGTCGCGGTTTCGCGAGCGGGCCGCCGCGCTCGAGGCGCCACGGCACTGCGAGGAGTTCGCCGACCCGCGCTACGTCCTGCGGTGTCTCGAGCCGGAGTGTGACTGGCACGCGAAGCGCCACCGGGCGTCGAAGCCGGTCAAATCGCCCGACGGCTACCGCTGTGGGGCCTGCGGTGGGTCCTACGAGGTCGAACACGTCGACAGCGGCCGGACGTGGACGACCGCCGGCGGCTACGGCGGCGCGAAAGCGGCGCTGAGCGAGGAGTGGTAG